In one Fodinicola acaciae genomic region, the following are encoded:
- a CDS encoding aspartate aminotransferase family protein, with translation MTDTSLWHPFADMHAVRGAEFVLERGEDVWVYDTGGKRYLDATASLWYSNIGHGRPEIAAAIAAQLGKLEAYGIFGNFANVPAKEVAARVASYAPMADAKVFLTSGGGDSIETAAKIARRYWNAKGEPERTHLISRTQSYHGTHGVGTGIAGIGANRDGFGEFIREAERVAHDDPAALRKEIERIGPEKVAAFFAEPVIGAGGVIPPAPGYLEATAAIAREYGVLFVADEVICGYGRLGRWFGIERFGVTPDLITFAKGVTSGYLPLGGVIASAEVAAPFWDEGGRAFRHGATYAGHPTCCAAALANLDILEQDNLVTRGEQLEKPLYEALRSLADHPAVAEVRGGVGLLAAVELHPDTLAANPAAVAAVGAHARDESGVLLRTLNSSLAVSPPLTATEEHFRLIRQAFDAALDSL, from the coding sequence GTGACCGACACCAGCCTCTGGCATCCGTTCGCCGACATGCACGCCGTACGCGGCGCGGAGTTCGTGCTGGAACGCGGCGAGGACGTGTGGGTCTACGACACCGGCGGCAAGCGATATCTGGACGCCACCGCCTCGCTCTGGTATTCCAACATCGGCCATGGTCGGCCGGAGATCGCCGCCGCGATCGCCGCGCAGCTGGGAAAACTCGAGGCCTATGGCATCTTCGGCAATTTCGCCAACGTACCGGCGAAAGAGGTCGCCGCGCGGGTCGCGTCGTACGCGCCGATGGCCGACGCCAAAGTGTTTCTCACCTCCGGCGGCGGCGATTCCATTGAGACGGCGGCGAAAATCGCCCGGCGCTATTGGAACGCCAAAGGCGAACCGGAGCGTACGCACCTGATCAGCCGCACGCAGTCCTACCACGGCACACACGGGGTCGGCACCGGCATCGCCGGCATCGGCGCCAACCGCGACGGCTTCGGCGAGTTCATCCGCGAGGCCGAGCGGGTGGCGCACGACGATCCGGCCGCGCTGCGCAAGGAAATCGAGCGGATCGGGCCCGAGAAGGTCGCCGCGTTCTTCGCCGAGCCGGTCATCGGTGCCGGCGGCGTCATCCCGCCGGCGCCGGGATATCTGGAGGCCACCGCCGCGATCGCGCGCGAGTACGGCGTGCTTTTCGTTGCCGACGAGGTGATCTGCGGTTACGGCCGGCTCGGCCGGTGGTTTGGCATCGAGCGGTTTGGCGTGACGCCGGACCTGATCACCTTCGCCAAGGGTGTCACCAGCGGTTATCTGCCGCTCGGCGGGGTGATCGCGTCGGCCGAGGTGGCCGCGCCGTTCTGGGACGAAGGCGGCCGGGCGTTCCGGCACGGCGCCACGTACGCCGGTCACCCGACCTGCTGCGCGGCCGCCCTCGCCAACCTGGACATACTGGAGCAGGACAATCTCGTCACACGCGGTGAGCAGTTGGAGAAGCCGCTGTACGAGGCGCTGCGGTCGCTGGCCGACCATCCGGCGGTCGCCGAGGTGCGCGGCGGCGTCGGCTTGCTGGCCGCCGTCGAGCTGCATCCGGACACGCTTGCCGCCAACCCGGCCGCGGTGGCCGCCGTCGGCGCGCACGCTCGCGACGAGAGCGGAGTTTTGTTGCGTACGCTCAACAGCTCGCTCGCCGTGTCACCGCCGCTGACCGCGACGGAGGAGCACTTCAGGCTCATCCGCCAGGCCTTCGACGCGGCCCTCGACAGCCTCTGA
- the dmpI gene encoding 4-oxalocrotonate tautomerase DmpI, producing MWIGDRCELRFALGAAAVSGWNISRRQTKKETDMPTVTIQQGPRTVELKRDLIKRITDAFVDAYQIPAEAVEVWFQETAPDSWGRAGKLTADK from the coding sequence ATCTGGATCGGTGATCGCTGCGAGCTCCGGTTCGCTCTTGGTGCGGCCGCCGTTTCCGGCTGGAATATCTCCCGCAGGCAAACGAAAAAGGAGACAGACATGCCGACCGTCACCATCCAGCAGGGACCGCGCACCGTCGAGCTCAAGCGCGATCTCATCAAACGCATCACGGACGCTTTCGTCGACGCATACCAGATTCCGGCCGAGGCCGTCGAGGTGTGGTTCCAGGAGACCGCGCCGGACAGCTGGGGCCGGGCCGGAAAGCTCACCGCCGACAAATAG
- a CDS encoding LysR family transcriptional regulator has translation MELRQLSYFVTVAEELHFGRAADRLHIVQSAVSQQVKRLERELGVDLFDRSSRHVRLTPAGERFLPEARAVLAAEQRARESVAVVDTLRLGTSTGLGERLDRVLDRLTPAVRVELVSAPAEERLQQVLAGTLDAAFVRGATGDPRLREIPMWPDQLYAALPARHPLASRSAVALGDLAALPLRLTNRRNNPPLVDLVVQACHDAGFTPKPASSGALQDTLAMIGAGEPLWTVVYAAHAAQLRTDRVAFRPLEPDLALTTSLVVRRESPTRFLKLLTDLDR, from the coding sequence GTGGAACTGCGCCAGCTGTCGTACTTCGTCACGGTCGCCGAGGAGCTGCACTTCGGTCGCGCGGCCGACCGGCTGCACATCGTGCAGTCGGCGGTGAGCCAGCAGGTCAAGCGGCTGGAGCGCGAGCTCGGCGTGGACCTGTTCGACCGCTCGTCGCGGCACGTACGGCTGACGCCGGCGGGGGAGCGGTTCCTCCCGGAGGCACGCGCCGTACTGGCCGCTGAGCAGCGCGCACGCGAGTCGGTGGCGGTCGTCGACACACTGCGGCTCGGCACCAGCACCGGTCTCGGCGAGCGGCTGGACCGCGTGCTCGACCGGCTGACTCCGGCCGTACGCGTGGAGCTGGTGTCGGCGCCGGCCGAGGAGCGGCTGCAGCAGGTGCTCGCCGGCACGCTGGACGCGGCCTTCGTACGCGGTGCGACCGGCGATCCGCGGCTGCGCGAGATTCCGATGTGGCCCGACCAGCTGTACGCGGCACTGCCGGCACGGCATCCGCTCGCGTCGCGCTCCGCGGTGGCGCTGGGCGACCTCGCCGCGCTCCCGTTGCGGCTGACCAACAGACGTAACAACCCGCCGCTGGTCGACCTGGTCGTGCAGGCCTGCCATGACGCCGGTTTCACCCCGAAACCGGCGTCTTCCGGCGCACTCCAGGACACACTGGCGATGATCGGCGCGGGTGAGCCACTGTGGACGGTCGTCTACGCCGCACACGCGGCTCAGTTGCGTACGGATCGGGTCGCTTTTCGGCCACTGGAGCCAGATCTCGCGCTCACCACGTCGTTGGTCGTACGCCGCGAGTCGCCGACCCGGTTTCTGAAGCTGCTGACCGATCTGGATCGGTGA
- a CDS encoding APC family permease gives MTTTTTQVGLRRSLKALGTLLITLSAITPASSVFIIAPGVIGQAGTGAFWSFVVAGLVGVLMAFVYAELSSAYPLTGGEYAIVARTVGKLPGFMVMVLMLFTQVIIVAVIALGVGIYLGALIPGLNGPVVAAVTVLVTAVLGVFDVKLNAVVTGIFLAIEILALLLLSGLGFLHVERPITDLILHPVMAGPGLPAATLGVIGAATAVAIFAYNGYGSAVVLGEETRDAPRTIARAILWALVVTVAAELIPVTAVLLGAPDLHSLFGSQNMLDDFVRTRAGNAVAIAMSLAVALAIINAVLAILLLTARLFFSSARDGVWPASRTLQAIHPRFRTPWVATLIVGAVSAVVCFVDLHVLLVVTGTSLVAVYASLCVATLTGRRNGTTAHSAYRMPLFPLPPLIALAALVYVTYQNLLDPAVGRPSLIVTVGVLVLAAAYYLLFLRGKWELRGPAD, from the coding sequence ATGACGACCACCACCACGCAGGTCGGCCTGCGCAGAAGCCTGAAGGCGCTGGGGACCCTGCTGATCACACTGTCCGCGATCACACCGGCCTCCTCGGTGTTCATCATCGCGCCGGGGGTGATCGGCCAGGCTGGCACCGGCGCGTTCTGGAGCTTCGTCGTGGCCGGCCTGGTCGGCGTGCTGATGGCCTTCGTGTACGCGGAGCTGTCGTCGGCCTATCCGCTGACCGGCGGTGAGTACGCGATCGTCGCGCGTACGGTCGGCAAGCTGCCCGGCTTCATGGTCATGGTGCTGATGCTGTTCACGCAGGTCATCATCGTGGCGGTGATCGCGCTCGGGGTCGGCATCTATCTTGGCGCGCTGATCCCCGGCCTGAACGGGCCGGTCGTCGCGGCGGTCACCGTGCTCGTGACCGCCGTGCTCGGCGTCTTCGACGTGAAGCTCAACGCGGTCGTGACCGGCATCTTCCTGGCCATCGAGATCCTCGCGTTGCTGCTGCTGAGCGGGCTCGGATTCCTGCACGTCGAGCGGCCGATCACCGACCTGATCCTGCATCCGGTGATGGCCGGGCCGGGCCTGCCGGCGGCGACGCTCGGCGTCATCGGCGCCGCGACGGCGGTGGCCATCTTCGCGTACAACGGCTATGGATCGGCGGTCGTGCTTGGCGAGGAGACACGCGACGCACCGCGTACGATCGCGCGCGCCATCCTGTGGGCGTTGGTCGTGACGGTCGCCGCCGAGCTGATCCCGGTGACCGCGGTGCTGCTCGGAGCGCCGGACCTGCACTCGCTGTTCGGATCGCAGAACATGCTCGACGACTTCGTCCGTACGCGCGCCGGCAACGCGGTGGCGATCGCGATGAGCCTGGCGGTCGCGCTGGCCATCATCAACGCGGTGTTGGCGATTTTGCTGTTGACCGCACGGCTTTTCTTCAGCAGCGCCCGCGACGGCGTGTGGCCGGCGAGCCGTACGCTCCAGGCGATCCATCCGCGGTTCCGTACGCCGTGGGTCGCGACGCTGATCGTTGGCGCGGTCTCCGCGGTGGTGTGTTTCGTTGACCTGCATGTGTTGTTGGTCGTCACCGGAACATCGCTGGTCGCCGTCTACGCGTCGTTGTGCGTCGCCACGCTGACGGGTCGCCGCAACGGTACGACCGCGCACTCCGCGTATCGGATGCCACTTTTCCCGCTGCCGCCACTGATCGCGCTGGCGGCGCTCGTCTACGTCACCTACCAGAACCTGCTCGATCCGGCGGTCGGCCGGCCGAGCCTGATCGTGACCGTGGGCGTGCTGGTGCTGGCCGCCGCCTACTACCTGCTGTTCCTGCGCGGAAAGTGGGAACTGCGCGGTCCGGCAGACTAG
- a CDS encoding TetR/AcrR family transcriptional regulator, producing MARPRRQDQRRAELVAAAREAVLERGMLGLRLRDVAERAGLSSGAVLYYYPTLTGLLEEVQRAAVERFCDLRSAAVAAHTDPRRRLLAMIGSGLPSGPDDELCTLLYELGTIARRDPAYAARHIDLFGRQVAIYTGILEAGAAAGAFTLAADALTIARNLVVLEDGYGLHLVQAVAPIDVATAEQTIRAYASLATGCDLGEL from the coding sequence ATGGCGAGACCCAGACGACAGGACCAACGGCGCGCCGAGCTGGTCGCCGCCGCGCGTGAGGCCGTGCTCGAGCGCGGCATGCTCGGCCTGCGGCTGCGCGATGTGGCCGAGCGGGCCGGCCTGTCGTCTGGCGCGGTGCTCTACTACTACCCGACGCTCACCGGCCTCCTGGAGGAGGTGCAGCGCGCCGCGGTCGAGCGGTTCTGCGACCTGCGTTCGGCCGCCGTGGCGGCGCACACCGATCCGCGGCGCCGACTGCTCGCGATGATCGGCAGCGGACTGCCGAGCGGACCCGACGACGAACTGTGCACACTGTTGTACGAGCTCGGCACCATCGCGCGGCGCGATCCCGCGTACGCGGCGAGGCACATCGACCTTTTCGGCCGCCAGGTGGCGATCTACACCGGCATCCTGGAGGCCGGCGCGGCCGCCGGCGCCTTCACCTTGGCCGCCGACGCGCTGACCATCGCGCGCAACCTCGTCGTCCTGGAGGACGGCTATGGCCTGCACCTCGTGCAGGCGGTAGCGCCGATCGACGTGGCGACCGCCGAACAGACCATCCGCGCGTACGCCTCACTGGCCACCGGCTGCGACTTAGGAGAGCTATGA